Proteins from a single region of Chanodichthys erythropterus isolate Z2021 chromosome 13, ASM2448905v1, whole genome shotgun sequence:
- the gatc gene encoding glutamyl-tRNA(Gln) amidotransferase subunit C, mitochondrial, whose product MFCKCAARASRVLRPAHPRCGVLKLSALSATVSPSRTSWSRWILKRESSNSAWDSKVPQVPSWEPINENQLPPATRVSPDLVDKLERLALVDFGSKEGVDCLEKAIRFADQLYVINTDGVDPMDSVLEDRDLYLRADTVTEGECAEELLQLAKNTVEEYFVAPPGNIPLPKREDRSAMLKHAEF is encoded by the exons ATGTTCTGTAAATGTGCAGCACGAGCTTCTAGGGTGCTGCGGCCTGCGCATCCTCGGTGTGGAGTATTGAAGCTGTCTGCTCTAAGCGCCACTGTATCGCCCAGCAGAACGTCCTGGTCCCGATGGATATTAAAACGGGAATCAAGTAACTCTGCCTGGGATTCCAAG GTTCCTCAGGTACCCTCATGGGAGCCCATAAATGAAAATCAACTTCCACCG GCAACAAGAGTTTCACCAGACTTAGTGGACAAGTTGGAGAGATTAGCCCTTGTTGACTTCGGCAGCAAAGAAGGGGTGGACTGTCTGGAGAAAGCGATTCGATTTGCTGATCAGCTTTATGTCATCAATACTGATGGTGTAGATCCAATGGATTCAGTTCTAGAGGACAG AGACCTGTATTTGAGAGCTGATACTGTAACAGAGGGTGAATGTGCAGAGGAGTTGCTCCAGCTGGCCAAAAACACAGTTGAGGAGTATTTTGTTGCACctccag gtAACATCCCACTACCAAAGAGAGAAGATAGATCTGCTATGCTTAAACACGCTGAATTTTGA
- the LOC137034177 gene encoding uncharacterized protein has protein sequence MELKIKLMGGDVRSLEVRDNATVGELKQLISHLFNVPPNSKQKLSSENGHRISLDDDSRSLSTYGLCSGSVVMLLISKPGPFQVFVKNEKGQTKTFDVDVNETVDQLQTKIFQKERVPKDQQRLIYNGIELQEAGKKLQDYGITRESTIHMAFRLRGG, from the coding sequence ATGGAACTGAAAATAAAACTAATGGGTGGAGATGTGAGGTCGCTGGAGGTGAGAGATAATGCCACAGTTGGTGAACTCAAGCAGCTCATTTCTCATCTCTTCAATGTGCCTCCGAACAGCAAACAGAAGCTTTCTAGCGAAAACGGTCACCGTATCAGCCTTGATGATGACTCCAGAAGCCTCAGCACTTACGGTTTGTGCTCAGGCTCAGTGGTGATGCTGCTCATCTCAAAACCTGGACCTTTCCAAGTGTTCGTCAAGAACGAGAAGGGCCAGACCAAAACTTTTGATGTTGATGTCAATGAGACCGTAGATCAGCTCCAGACTAAGATCTTCCAGAAAGAGAGAGTCCCCAAGGATCAGCAGCGACTTATTTACAATGGCATAGAACTCCAGGAGGCTGGCAAGAAGTTGCAAGACTACGGCATCACACGTGAAAGCACCATTCACATGGCTTTCCGTCTTCGAGGTGGTTAA